The DNA window GGGATTCGGGATGCTGGCCGTGGGCATCGCCGTCATCCTCAGCGACCACGACGAGCCGGCCGCGCCCGCCAACCGGGGGCCCCGGAAATCCTGGGGCGATCATTTCGCGGCCCAGGATCGGCAGCAGGACTTCCAGTGGACCCTCATCTTCGGCGGCATTCTCATCGCGCTCGGGATTGCGGACCTCGCCCTCGCGGCGCTCGACGCGGTGGGCTGAAGCCGAGCGAGATTCGTCCACGATGTCATCCCGATGGAGCGGCCAAGCCGAACCTGCCCGTACACCGATGACGGCAGCGACTGAGGGATCCGCCACACACTCGCCGGAGCGCCTCCAACCCTCGCGTTACCTCTGCTGATTGGGGATCGTCCACCGGAGGCTTGCGGTGCGCGTGCGTGCTGTGTGGCGGATCCCTCAGTCGCTGCGGAGTTCATCGTGGAGAAGAGGTGTCGGGACGTCGCTCCATCGGGATGACAGTGCTCGCCTCGGTCATCGCGTTCGGCTCCCACTTTCGCACGCCCACACTTCCCCTCGTCCGATTGTTGCCGCACGAGGGGACGATTACGTTACGGGCGGATGCGGACCCTCCGTCCGGCGCCTGGAATCCATCGAACCTCCGATCCATCCGATGCAACGACGCACCCTGTTCTCCGCCGCGGCGCTGGGGCTGCTGGCCGCCACCGCCGCCAGCGCGCAGGCGCCGCGAATCACCCCCGCCGAAATCGACGGGCACCTGCGCTTCCTGTCGTCGGACCAGCTGGAGGGCCGCGCCCCCGCCACCCGCGGTGGCCGCCTGACCGCCGAGTACATCGCCAGCCAGCTGCGCGAAAGCGGCGTGCAGCCGGGGGTGAACGGCAGCTACTTCCAGCGCGTACCCATCGACATCGTGGGCGCGGTGCCCACCAGCATCCGCGTTTCGGCCGGCGGAAAGGCGAGCGGCACCCTGCGCTACCCCCAGGACGTGGTCGTCTGGGGCGGCTCGGCGGCCGAGACCAGCGCCGCGAACGCCGAGATCGTGTTCGTGGGATATGGATCCACCGCGCCGGAGTACCGGTGGGACGACTTCCAGGGCGTGGACGTGCGCGGCAAGATCCTGATGGTGCTGGTGAACGATCCGCCGGCCAATCCCCGCGAGCCCGAGCTGTTCGGCGGACAGGCGATGACGTACTACGGCCGCTGGACGTACAAGTTCGAGGAAGCCGAGCGCCGCGGAGCCGCGGGGATGCTGATCGTGCACACCACGGAGGCCGCCGGCTACCCCTGGCACACCGTCGTGGGCTCGTGGGCCAAGGAGCAGCGCATGCTCCCGCGCGACCCCAACCTGCCGGCGCCGCTCGCGTTCCGCGGGTGGATCACCGACAGCGCCGCCACGGGGCT is part of the Longimicrobium sp. genome and encodes:
- a CDS encoding M28 family peptidase — encoded protein: MQRRTLFSAAALGLLAATAASAQAPRITPAEIDGHLRFLSSDQLEGRAPATRGGRLTAEYIASQLRESGVQPGVNGSYFQRVPIDIVGAVPTSIRVSAGGKASGTLRYPQDVVVWGGSAAETSAANAEIVFVGYGSTAPEYRWDDFQGVDVRGKILMVLVNDPPANPREPELFGGQAMTYYGRWTYKFEEAERRGAAGMLIVHTTEAAGYPWHTVVGSWAKEQRMLPRDPNLPAPLAFRGWITDSAATGLLRQAGLNLADLRRRAGTRGFRPVRTGVTMDVAFRNTMQHLESENVVGVVRGSDAQLRDQHVAFSAHWDHLGIGPAVNGDSIYNGSLDNASGVADILAIARYAAQSPAPKRSLLFVFVTAEESGLLGSEF